A region of the Kribbella sp. NBC_01245 genome:
TGGACAGCCAGCGCGGGGTCTGCGTGATCGCATTCGCCGGCCAGGTGCGGTCGGGCAGCTCGATCGGGGGAAACGCCCGGTAGCGGTGGATCGGCATCGCGGACGGCTGCTGCACGGGTTTCGGCTGATTCTTCGGGGCCATCTCTGGTTCTTCCTCTGAGGTAACGCGCACGGGGTGAGACCGGCGTACGACGAAACTCCGCGGCGAGGGAACCGGCCTGCGTCAGGCCTCGCCGCGGCAACGAAGGAGGAGAACGTGGCGCCGCATGATGCCAGCCACTCTAGGCCTGTCCTATCTCGATCCGAAAACCGGGTGTCCATTTGTCAAGACAGGCTCATCTTAACACTCGGTCACGCTCTGTTCGCGCTGCGTGAATTCGTTGCCTTCAAGCGTGCTTGAACTCCTAGGCTCGGAGCCATGACCCAGGACAAACTCTTCGCCCTGCTCGGCGAACGCGGCCTCGGCGTTCTCACCACCATCAAGCGCGATGGACGCCCACAATTGTCGAACGTGACGTACGCCTTCGATCCCGAAACCCGGGTCATCCGCGTCTCCCTCACCAACGACCGCGCCAAAACCGCCAACCTCCGCCGCGACCCCCGCGCCAGCCTCTACGTCAACGGTCCCGGCGGCCGCTCGTATGTCGTGGCCGAAGGCACCGCCGACCTCTCCCCCGTAGCCGCCGACCCCCACGACGACGTCGTCGAAGCCCTCATCGACGTCTACCGCGCAGCCGCCGGCCGCGAACACCCCGACTGGAACGACTACCGCAAAGCCATGGTCCAAGACCACCGCCTAATCCTCACACTCCCCGTCACCCACACCTACGGCATGGCCTAACCACCACGGGCAGTCGGCGCGACCTAACCGCCCACACGGGTGGTCGGCATGACCCAACCACCACAGGTAGTCGGCATGGCCTAAGCACCACACGGGTAGTCGGCGCGGCGCTCACCCCGCGGGGTCGACCAACACCGCGATCGCTTCACGAACTCCCAACGGTGTGGCCGGCCCAACCGCCGTCAACGGCTGCTCAATGCTCTGCCAAGCGCCACCATCAACCCGATACCTGACCTTGTACGTCGTAGTCACCGTCACGCCAAGCCGCTGCGCCTTCCGCAAGTACTTATGCGTAACGTCCTTCGCCGGATACGGCCGCCCCGCCGACTTGGTCGTCAGACTCTCCCCATCACCAAATTTCCAGAAATAACTGGTCGGACGCCCCTCAACATCAACCTTGAACCCCAACAACACCATCCCGTACTTCGTCCAGTCATCCCCACTGGTCGAAAACACAGTCTCCGCATTAACCAACGTCCTCCCCGCCGGCTGCACCACCACCCGCTTCTTAGCCGCCCGCTCGTTCCTAACTGCGTTGTAGACGTCTACCCAGGTAAGCACCCGCGCGGGAACCACCCTCGGAGGGAGTTCGCCTGGGCGGTGGCATTCATAGCCCACATGAAGCCAGCGACCTAAAGCCAGATAGGCCGGCGGACCGGATCTTGTTCGGCGCCAGACATTGAAATACCACTGGCGGTCCGCGGCAGGCGTTGTCGGCTCATTGCAGGTATCGCTGCCGCGAGAACACATGATTGTGGCAGCGGGAACTTGGCCCAATCTGTCGGGCGGATCGGACACGCATGCGGAGACCAGCCGAGTTTCAACAATCAACGCGGGCAAGGTTCGATCTGAAATACTCTTGCCCGGTCCGCCCTGCTTGCCCTTTTCACGCTCACGTTGCTTGCGTTTGATCTCAGCAGAAAGCTCAGCGAGATCACTGGATCCATCTCCCGTCACGGTGCCCGTTGGGCTCGGCGTAGGTGATGCAGCAGCGGCCACGGCTGCGCCGACATCGAGAGCGATAACCAGAGCAGTGGCCACGCCCAACGCCGTTCCCACCTTGGCCAGACTGATCCCGGTCATATGCCCTCCTTGAGGACCGTCGTACTGGCCGTGTCGACCCTCCAGGCCCCTTGCACGTAGGTCACGTTGATCGAGTAATCGACCAGTGCAGACTTCTGCCCTTGAGGCTGTGCACCCGCCTTTGCGATCTTCAAAGCGCGTGGCAGGTACACCCGGAATCCGGCTGCGCCGGTGCCTTCCGCAGCGTTGACATGCAGGAGACCAAAGTCGCGCAATTCAAGACTGAGATCGCCCTCGTACCTACCTCCGGCTGCATAGACATTCCGGTATACGCCGGCGATGCCAAGGCACCATTCGCACGTCGGGCGGCTCAACGCCAGGTATGGAGACGAATTGCCGGTCGCATGAGCGTATGACTCGAGCTCAAGCCAATGGCGGGCGAAGGCTTGTAGGCCGGCTTTGGATTTGGCCTTGGCGGCGGGCGGCATGGCGGGTGGCTGGGGGGTCGGCGACGAGGTGGGCGTGGCGGTGGGGGTGGTTGGGGGTGGGGTGATGGTTGAGCCGGGTGGGTTTTCGGTGCAGGCCGTGGTCGCCGCGAGTAGCAGGAGGGCGCAGGTGGTGGTGATGGTGGTGATGGTGGTGGTGCGGTAGTTCGGCAAGGCGACCCCCGTTACGGAACGAACACGATCGGCGACTCTTAGAAAAGGGTGCCATATCGGTGGAGCTGGGGCATCCGGGCTGGAGAGGGCTGTGGATAACTGCCGACGGGCGGGCAGCCGCGGCGGATGGCGGGCAGTTGGCGGCCGGCGGATGGCACGCAGGCGGTGGCGGTGGCGGATGACAGGCGGGCGGTGGCGGTGGCGGATGACAGGCGGGCGGTGGCGGTGGCGGATGGCAGGCGGGCGGTGGCGGGTGGCGGGGTGGATGGGGCGGGGTAAATGGGGTGCGTGGGGTGGGTGGGGGGAGGAGGGTGGGGGTGTGGAGATTTTTAGGGTGGGTGCGGCGGATGGGGTGGGGTGCCGGGAGGCTGTGGGGGTGATTGAGGCGGCTACTCGTGTAGATGCGCCCGAGGTGATCGTGGATACGGCTGAGACGTATGCGGGGCGGTTGCGGCATGGGTGGGATGGGGATCCGCCGCACGCATTTCTGGGCCGGGTTGATGGGGTTGCGGTTGGCGTGTTGACGATCGATACGCCGACCTACGACAACCGGGATGTGGCGTGGTTTGAGGTGGAGGTTCATCCGGACTACCGAGGGCGTGGGATCGGTAGTGAGTTGATGGAGTTCGGGTTCAAGCAGGCCGCGGAGCGGGGGCGTACGTCGCTGGGGTTCACGCAATGGGATCTGCCCAAGGCGGACGCCTTCGCGAAGAAGCACGGGTTCGAGGCCAAAAGCGTAGAGGTCAATCGTCGTCAGGACTTGGCGAACGTTGATTGGCCGACGGTCGAGCGGCTGTACGCCGAGGCGGTCGAGGCGTCGAAGGAATACGAGTTGCTGAGGCTTAGCGATGACTTGCCCGAGGAGATGCTCGAGGCCATGACAGCGCTGACCGCGTCGATCAATGACGCGCCGACGGATGATCTGGATATCGAGGACGAGGTGTTCACGCCGGAGCGGCTTCGGGCGTTCGAGGTGGCGCAGAAGGGCAGGGACCAGCGGATTCATCGGGTGATCGCTCGCCATAAGAACACTGGTGCGCTCGCGGGTCATTCGACCGTGATGGTCGAGCACGGGCGGCCGCATATCGCGTGGCAGGCCGATACCGCCGTCGATCGGGCCCATCGTGGGCACCGGCTCGGCGTGCTGGTCAAGATCGGCATGCTCCGCTGGTTACGCGAAGTGGCGCCGGCGGTCGAGCTGGTCGATACCTGGAACGCCGAGTCCAACGCCCACATGATCGGCGTCAACGACCAGATCGGCTATCGCGTGATCGCCCGCGCCATCGACTACCAACGTCCCGCGGACGCGAAGTAGCCAAGGAAAGCACGTCGTCGTACGAGCGACCGGCAGTCTCCGCGAAGTGCCCTGTTACGACCTAACAGAGGGCACTTCGCGAAAGAATAGAACGACCTCAGAAGCCGAGTTTGCGCAGACCCTTGGCGTCGGTTTGCCAGTTCTTGGCGATCTTGACGTGGAGGTCGAGGTAGACCGGCGTCCCGAGCAATGCCTCGATCTGGGTCCGGGCCCGGGCGCCGACGTCGGCCAGCCGGGATCCCTTATGCCCGATGATGATCCCCTTCTGGCTGTCCCGCTCGAGGTACAAACTCGCGTAGACATCCAGCAACGGCTTGTCCTCGGGACGGCCTTCGCGCAGGTTCATCTCCTCGACCAGTACGGCGATCGAGTGCGGCAGCTCATCCCGCACACCCTCGAGCGCCGCCTCGCGGATCAACTCCGCGACCAACGTCTCCTCGGGCTCGTCCGTGATCTCGCCGTCCGGATACAACGGCATCCCCACCGGCAAGAACTTCGCCAGCTCATCCGAAACCAGGTCAACCTGGAACCCACTAGTCGCCGAAACCGGGATCACCGCGGCCCACTCAATACCAACAGCCTCGCCCAGCTTGGCGATCTCCGTGAGGTGCTCGGCCATCCGCTCGGGCGACACCAGGTCCGCCTTGGTGGCCAGCGCGACCTTCGGCGTACGGGCGACCTTCGCCGCCTCGCTGACCAGGAAGCGATCGCCCGGACCGATCTTGTCGCTGGCCGGCAAGCAGATGCCGATCACGTCGACCTCGGCCCAGGTGGTCTTGACGATGTCGTTCAGCCGTTCGCCCAGCAACGTGCGCGGCTTGTGCAGACCAGGGGTGTCGACCAGGATCAGCTGGGCGTCCTGCTTGTGCACGATGCCGCGGACGGCGTGGCGGGTGGTCTGCGGCTTCGACGAGGTGATCACGATCTTGCGACCGACCAGCGCGTTCGTCAGGGTCGACTTGCCCGCGTTCGGCCGGCCGACGAAACAGGCGAATCCACTGCGGAACTCAGGTGTGGATGACATCAAGAACCTCTCCGTTGCCATCGGCAACAACAACCGGCAGGGCCGCGCCGGCAAAATGCCGCACTACCTCAACATCAACCACGACCGAGGAAGCCGGAACAACCACGGCCGCGGCCTCCAACCCCTTCACCCCAGAGGCAAGCGCCATCGCGACAGCGAGCTGCAAAGCGGAGAGCTGAACCGTACCGAGATCGACCGTGCAGGCCGAGTACGTCCGCCCGTCCGTGTCGCGAACGGCCGCGCCCTCGAGCGCGCGCGTCCGGGCCCGGCTGGCCCGGGCGAGGGTGACGAGCTTGGCGTCTTCGGCAGGTACTTCCAACACACGGTTCCTTAGGGATGAGGCGCAGCGGAGGTGAACTCGGCGGGCTCGGTTTCGGTGAGCCTGCGGACCAGCACCGTACCAATCTGGTTGCGCCGGCCCGAGGGCCGCTCCGCGGTGAGGGACAACCCCTCGATCTCGACCTCGGCACCGGGGATCGGCACCTTGCCCAGCAGCTTGGCCATCAGGCCGCCGACGGTGTCGACGTCGTCATCGTCCAGCGGTACGCCGAACAGCTCGCCCAGTTCGTCGATCGGATAGCGGCTGGAGACTCGGTACGCCCCGTCGGCAAGCGCCTGCGCGGCGTCCGGCGCCTCGTCGTACTCGTCGGTGATCTCGCCGACGATCTCCTCCAGGATGTCCTCGATCGTGACCAGCCCGGCGGTGCCGCCGTACTCGTCGACCACGATCGCGACGTGCATCCGGGCGGCCTGCATCTCCCGGAGCAGCTCGTCGACCGGTTTCGAGTCCGGGATGAACATGCACGGCCGCATCACCGACTCGACTCGCTCGGTCGACTCGGCCTGGGCGTTGTCGTAGACGCGGCGCATCACGTCCTTGAGGTAGATCACGCCGACGATGTCGTCGAGCGACTCCCCGATCACCGGGATCCGGGAGTAGCCGCTGCGCAACGCGAGAGACGTCAGCTGGCGGAGCTTCTTGTGCCGCTCGATGAAGACCATGTCCGTACGCGGCACCATCACCTCGCGGGCGATCGTGTCACCGAGCTCGAACACCGAGTGGATCATCCGGCGCTCGTCGGACTCGATCACCGACGACTTCTCGGCCAGATCGACCAGCGCGCGCAATTCGGCCTCGGTCGCGAACGGGCCTTCGGCGTACCCCTTGCCCGGGGTGAGCGCGTTACCCAGCATGATCAGCAGTTTCGGCAAGGGCCCGAGCACCGAGGTGATCGCCATGATCGGCCCGGCCGACAGAATCGCGAACCGGTCCGAGTGCTGCCGGCCCAGGGTCCGCGGGGCGACACCGATGATCACGTACGACACCAGCACCATCACGGCGGCGGTGACGAGAATGTGCTGCCAGGTCACCGCGAGCACTTCGGATAGCGCCTGCGTGACCAGCACGATGGCGGTGATCTCGAAGATCAACCGGAACAACAGCAGACTGTTCAGGTAGCGCGGTGCGTCCTCCAGCAGCGTCGCCAGCCGGATCGCGCGGGTGTTGCCCAGCTCGACCTGCTCATTGGCCCGGACTTTCGAGTACGACGAGACGGCCGCCTCGGCACCGGCGATGAGCCCGGCCAGCAGGACGAGTACAGCGGCGACGATCAGCAGGGCGCCGTCATCCCAGGTCATTAGTTATCGGCTTTCCCCGGGGCTCGCCAGGCCTCGAGCAGACGCCCCTGGATGTCCCACATCTCGGCCTTCTCGGCCGGCTCGGCATGGTCATAGCCGAGCAGATGCAGGATGCCGTGCACCGTGAGCAGTTCCAGCTCGGCCCACGTACCGTGCCCGGCCTTCGCGCCCTGAGCGGCCGCCACGGTCGGGCAGAGAGCGATATCGCCCAGATGCCCGAGCGGCTGGTCGCCCTCGATCGCGTCCTCCGCGCCCGGGCGCAGCTCGTCCATCGGCCACGACATCACGTCCGTCGGGCCCGGCAGGTCGAGGAACTCCACGTGGTAGCGCGCCATCGTGTCCTCGTCGACCAGTTTGATCGAGAGCTCGCACTCCGGGTGCATCCGGAGCGCGTCCATCACGAAGCGGCTGAGCTGCATCAGTCCGTTGACGTCGACATCGACGCCGGACTCGTTGTTTACCTCGACGTTCACGCCCTTAAACCTACCGAACCCCGAGAGCCGTCAGAACCACTCACGCCCGCGGCTCGCCGGTGCTCTCGAAGTCCTCGTACGCCGCGACGATCCGGCCGACCAGCTTGTGCCGAACGACGTCATGCGCGGTGAGCCGGCAGAAGGTCAGATCCTGCACGCCCTCGAGGATGTTCTGGACGACGCGCAGACCCGAGTTCGTCCCGGTCGGAAGGTCGACCTGGGTGATGTCACCGGTGACGACCATCTTCGAGCCGAAGCCGAGCCGGGTGAGGAACATCTTCATCTGCTCGGGCGAGGTGTTCTGGGCCTCGTCGAGAATGATGTAGGCGTCGTTCAGCGTGCGGCCGCGCATGTACGCCAGCGGCGCGATCTCGATCGTGCCGGCCGTCATCAGCCGCGGGATCGACTCCGGGTCGAGCATGTCGTGCAGCGCGTCGTACAACGGGCGCAGGTACGGGTCGATCTTCTCCGACAGGGTGCCGGGCAGGAAGCCGAGCCGCTCACCGGCCTCGACGGCGGGCCGGGTCAGGATGATGCGGTTGACCTCTTTGGCCTGCAGCGCCTGCACGGCCTTGGCGACGGCCAGGTAGGTCTTACCGGTACCGGCGGGGCCGATACCGAAGACGATGGTGTTCTTGTCGATCGCGTCGACGTAGCGCTTCTGGTTCAGCGTCTTGGGCCGGATCGTCCGGCCGCGGCTGGACAGGATGTTCTGCGTCAGGACGTCGGCGGGGCTCTCGCTGGTGGCCGCCCTGATCATGGCGATACTGCGCTCGACGGAGTCCCCGTTCAGGCCCTGGCCGATCCGCACCACCGCGACCAGCTCGTCGAACAGGCGCTCGACCAGCGCCAGCTCGGCCGGCTCACCGGACATGGTGATCTCGTTACCGCGGACCAGGATGTCCGCGTCGAAGTCCTTCTCGATGATCCGGAGGAACTCGTCCCCGGCTCCGAGCAGGGAGACCATGTCGATACTGTTCGGCACGACGATCTTGTGGGATGCCTTGGTTGCGCCCTGAGCGCGCGCCGCATCGGTACCACTCCGCGACGGCTCGATACTGCGTGGCCTGGACAGCCTGTGCCTCCTGCATTCCGGGATCGTCTTGCTTCCCCATGCTAGCCGTCACCGCCAATGTGCATCACCCTGTTAAATTCCACCCGGCATCAGTTTCGTATCGACTGTCAACCAGATCGGCTCCAGGCGCGTCTAGCCCGTGTGACCCGGCCTGCGGTGGTGTACGAAGAAACCGTGGCATCTGAGTCCTGGAACGCCGAAGAGGCGCTGACCGCTGTCTACAGCGCTCACTACTCTTCGCTGGTCCGGCTTGGTGCCCTACTGCTGCGTGACAGCGGTTCGGCCGAGGAGATCGTGCAGGACGCGTTCGTGGCGATGCACGGCCGGTGGAACCGGCTGCGCGACCCCGACAAGGCCCTCGCGTATCTCCGCACCACCGTGGTCAACAGGTGCCGCTCCCGGCAGCGTCACCTGGTCGTGGTCGACAAGCACATGCCGAAAACCCTGCCGGACGAGCCGAGCGCCGAACACGCCGCGATGGCGACGGCGACGACCGACACGGTGATCGCGGCCATGCGAACCCTGCCGGAGAAACAACGCACGGTGATGGTGTTGCGGTATTACGGTGAGCTGTCGGAGGCGGAGATCGCCGAGACGATGGGCATCAGCCGGGGAGCGGTCAAGAGTCACGCATCGCGGGCGACGAAGTCGCTGCGCCTCGTTCTGGAGCAGGTGAGATGACCGAGCCGCGCAATGAATTCGATGATCTGATGCGGCGTGCGCTGCGGGCCGAGGCCGACCAGGTCCAGCCCAGCGACGACGGCTTGCACGAGATCCGGGAGCGGATCGCGCGCGAGTCCCGCCCGACGCTCGCGAGCCGGGCCACGCGCCGGCCCTGGCTGCTCACCGCGGGAGGTGCCGTGCTCGGTACCGCCGCCGCGATCGGCCTGTTCACCGTGCTGGTCAACCGGCCGGGCCCCGATCTGGACGCCTCCGGGCCCGAATCGGCCACCTCGTCGTCGCCCAGCCCCGAAACCCGCGTCAACCCGACGACCCCGGCCGTCACGCCCGCCCCATCGACTGGTCCGACAGTCGCGCCGCCGACGAAGAGCGGGCCCCAGCCGACGGCCGTCCCCAAGCAGCGGGTCGAGCCGATCGCGACCCGCGCCGTTCCGGTCTATTGGCTCGGCGACACAGTAGGCGTGACGAGGGCCGGGCCCCGGCTGTACCGCACGTTCGTACCGATCAAGGGCCGGCCAGCCTATGAGGCCGTCGTGACGATGACGCAGACCCAGCCCGACGACCCGGACTACAGCTCGCCATGGCTGGGCGCGAAGCCGAATCAGGTGCTGATCTCGGACGGCCTCACCACGGTCGACTTCGGCACCCTGCCGGAGGCCAACCTCGACACCCAGGGCGCGACGATCGCGTTGCAACAGCTGGTCTACACCGTCCAGGGCACCCTGCAGAACCAGGATCCGGTCCGCATCACCCTCAACGGGAAGCTCGTGCGGACGGTATTCGGCACCGGCGACGCCGCACAGCCGATCCGCCGGGCGCCGATGCTCGAGGCCCAGGCGCTCGTTTGGATCAACAGTCCGTTGAACGGCGCCAAGGTCGCCTCGCCGGTGAAGGTCAGCGGTGTGGCCGCGGCGTTCGAGGCGACGGTCAGCTGGCAGGTGATCGACCTCAAGTCCCGCCTCGTGGCCCGTTCCGGCTTCACGAACTCGGCCGAGGGCCAGGTCCATTCGGCCTACGCGTTCACCGTCGACCTGCCGGCCGGGGAGTACGAGCTGGTCGTCTACCAGGCGTCCGGCGAGGACGGCAGCATCACGAACTCCGACACCAAGACGATCAGCGTCAGCCCGTAAGCCAGCGCGATCGGGCCAGCAGTGCGGACGCGGCCGCCACCCCAGCGGTCGACGTACGCAGAACGGTGTCGCCCAGCAACACCGGCTCCACGCCGAACGCCTCCAACTCCGCAGGCGCGATCCCGCCTTCAGGCCCGACCACGACAACCACATCACCAGCAGCCGGTACGTCGAGCGTGGCCAGCCGCAAAGACGCCTCTTCATGCAGTACGGCGGCAAGCGCGGCGCCTCGCACCAGCGCGGCCACGTCGGCGGTCGACGCCAGGTCGGCCACCTCGCAGAACCACGCCCGGCGCGACTGCTTGCTCGCCTCGAACGCCCACGCGCGCCATTTCGCCAGCGTCTTCGCCGTGCGCTCGGGATTCGCCCGGAACTGACTGCGCTCCGCGTTCCACGGGACGACCAGATCGACCCCGACCTCGGTCAGCATCTCGACCGCGAGCTCGGCCCGCTCCCCCTTCGGCACAGCCTGTACGACGACCAGCCGCGGCGCGGGCGCCGGCACCGTCGTACGGGCCTCGACCGAGACCACCAGACCAGCAGCCTTCGACGCGGAGACCACCGGGCCTTCGGCGACGGCACCACGCCCGTCGGTCAGCCGGACGCGCTCGCCCGCCGCGATCCGCCGTACCACGGCCGCGTGATGCCCTTCGCTGCCGCCTAACGTCAGCTGCTCGCCGGACAGGTCGTCCAGGTGGAATACCGCGAGGCCCATGCGTCAGTGTGAGCCGAAGGCGTCGCGCAACCGGCCGAAGACACCCTTGTGCGCGGCCTGGACCTGCCCGAGCGGGTGCTCCTCGCCACGGGCCTCGGCGAGTTTGCGCAGCAGGTCGGACTGCGCGTCGTCGAGTTTGGTCGGGGTCTCGACCAGCACCTGCACGATCAGGTCACCCCGGCCGGCATGCCGCAGGCGCGGAACGCCACGAGCCGTCAGGGTGATCGCCGTGCCGGACTGGGTGCCGGCCTTGATCTCGAGCGGGGTCGGCTCGCCCTCCAGCGTGGGCAGGTCGATCTGCGTGCCGAGGGCGGCCGCGGTCATCGGCAGCGTCACCGTGCAGTGCAGGTCATCGCCGTGCCGGGTGAAGATCTCGTGCTGCTCGACCTCGATCTCGACGTACAGATCGCCAGCCGGGCCGCCGCCGGGGCCGACCTCGCCCTGGCCGGACAGTTGCACCCGGGTGCCGGAGTCGACGCCACCGGGGATCTTGACCGTGACGGAACGACGCGAGCGGACGCGGCCGTCGCCGGCACACTCGACACACGGGTTCGGGATGGTGGTGCCGAAGCCGCGGCAGTTCGGGCAGGGGCGCATGGTCCGCACCTCGCCGAGGAACGAGCGCTGCGTGTGCGTCACCTCGCCGCGGCCGTGGCAGATCTCGCAGGTGACCGGCTTGGATCCGGCCTCGGCCCCCGAACCGGAACAGGTCGGGCAGACCACCGCGGTGTCGATCTTCAGCTCGCGGGTGGTGCCGAAGGCCGCCTCGGCGAGGTCGATCCGCAGCGGGATCAGCGCGTCCTGGCCCCGCCGGGTGCGCGGACGCGGGCCGCGCGCACCGGCGCCACCGCCCTGACCGAAGAACGCGTCCATGATGTCGGTGAACGTGAACGCCTGGCCGAAACCGCCGCCCGCGCCGCCACCACTGCTGAGCGGGTCACCACCGAGGTCGTAGACCTGCCGCTTCTGCGGGTCGCTGAGCACCTGGAAGGCGCGGCCGATCTCCTGGAACTTGTCGTGCGCGTCCTCGGAGTCGTTCACATCGGGGTGGTACTGCCGGGCCAGCTTGCGGTACGCCTTCTTGATGTCCTCGGCGGAAGCGTCCCGGCTGACGCCGAGGACCGCGTAGTAATCGCTGCTCATACTCCTGTTTCCAAGATGGTCATGAGTCGGCCAGGATCTGGCTGACATACCGGGCGACGGCTCGCACCGCTCCCATCGTGCTCGGATAGTCCATATGCGTCGGCCCGACGATGCCGAGGGTGGCCAGGGTCTCCGACCGGGAGCCGTACCCGGCCGCGATCACCGAGGTGGTGGCGAGCTCCTCATACGGGTTCTCGTGGCCGATTCGGACCGTCAGGGTCTGCGGGTGAGTCGCCTCGCCCAGTAGTTTGAGCAGGATCACGTGCTCCTCGAGCGCCTCGAGCACGGGTTTCACGTTCCGCTCGAAGTCGTCGCCGTACCGGGTCAGGTTGGCCGCGCCACCGACCGCGATGCGCTGCTCGCCCTCGACCGTGAACGCCTCCATCAGCGAGGTCACGATCGCGGCCACCAGCGGCCGGTCGGCGGGCAGGAAGCTGTCCGGCACCCCTGCGAGCGTGGTCGCGGCGTCGGTCAGGCGCTGGCCGGTGAGGGCCGCGTTGAGCCTGCCGCGCAGGTCGGCGACGAGCTGCTCGGCGACGTCCTCGTGCAGCTCGACGATGCGCTGCTCGACCCGGCCGGTGCTCGTGATCAGCACCAGCAGCAGCCGGCGCGGAGTCATCGTCACCACCTCGATGTGGCGAACGCTCGACCGGGTCAGCGTCGGATACTGCACGATGGCGACCTGGCGGGTGATCTGCGCGAGCAGCCGCACGGTTCGCCGTACGACGTCGTCCAGATCCACGGCACCGGCGAGGAAGGTGGTGATCGCCTTCTTCTCGGCGCCGGACAGCGTCTTGACCGTGCTCAGCTTGTCCACGAACAGCCGGTAGCCCGCGTCGGTCGGGATCCGCCCGGCGCTGGTGTGCGGCTGGGTGATGTAACCCTCTTCCTCCAGCGCGGCCATGTCGTTACGGACAGTGGCCGGGGAGACACCGAGGTTGTGCCGGTCGACGAGGGTCTTGGAGCCGACCGGTTCGTGAGTGGCCACATAGTCCTCGACGATGGCCCGGAGCACGTCCAGCTTGCGTTCGTCCAGCACGCGCCTGCACCACCTCTCGTCTTGGCACTCCCGAGTTATGAGTGCCAGTCTACCGAGCCACCAACGTCCTCTGCGCCTCTGGCCGTCAGGCTGTGTCCGGGGTCGCATCCAGCGGTACGGCGGCCGGCCGCGCCACGGTGCTGCCCACCTCGACGGTCTGATCGCGCTCGGCGGCTTCGAGCAGCGACTCCATCACGTCGAGCACGTGGAACGCCAGCGATCCGCTCGCGCGGTGCTCCGTCCCGGTGCGGATCGCGCGGGCCATATCGGCTACTCCTACCCCGCGACCGGCGCCCGCATACCCACCGGCAACGTCTAGCGCCTGCCAGTCGCCCGTCTTGGGACTCCAGAGCTCGACCTGGCCGTCGAAGTTGTTCGGGTCGGGCACGGACAAGGTGCCGGCCGTGCCGAACACCTCGATCCGGGGCATCCGGCTGGCCCACACGTCGAAGCTCATCAGCACCGTGCTCAACGCGCCCGAGGTGTGCTCGACGATGCCGGTCAGATGCGTCGGGATGTCCACGCCGAACGTCGTTCCCGCTCGCGGCCCGGAGTGGATCGTCCGCTCCGCGTGCGCCCTACTCGCTCGGGCCGTCACGCGAGCGACCGGCCCGAGCAGGGTCACCAGGGCCGTCAGGTAGTACGGGCCCATGTCGAGCAGCGGCCCTCCCCCGGCCTGGTAGTAGAACTCGGGCGCGGGATGCCACCGCTCATGCCCGGCCGTGACGAACGACGCCGTCGCGGCCGTCGGCACCCCGATATCGCCGCGATCCAGCGCCGCCCGCGCGGTCTGAACGCCCGTACCGAGAACGGTGTCCGGCGCGCACCCGACCCGCACTCCGCGCGCCTTTGCAGCGGCCAGCACTGGCTCGGCCTCGGTACGACGTACGGCCAGCGGCTTTTCGCCGTACACGTGCTTGCCGGCCTCGATCGCCGCCAGCGCGACCGACGCGTGCGCTGCCGGAATCGTCAGGTTGAGCACCACGTCGACGTCGGGATCTTTGAGTAAGTCGTCCGACGTCAAGGCGCGGACGTTCTCCCGTTTGGCAGCCACTTCCACCGCGCGATCGAGGTCCAGGT
Encoded here:
- a CDS encoding PhoH family protein, whose translation is MVSLLGAGDEFLRIIEKDFDADILVRGNEITMSGEPAELALVERLFDELVAVVRIGQGLNGDSVERSIAMIRAATSESPADVLTQNILSSRGRTIRPKTLNQKRYVDAIDKNTIVFGIGPAGTGKTYLAVAKAVQALQAKEVNRIILTRPAVEAGERLGFLPGTLSEKIDPYLRPLYDALHDMLDPESIPRLMTAGTIEIAPLAYMRGRTLNDAYIILDEAQNTSPEQMKMFLTRLGFGSKMVVTGDITQVDLPTGTNSGLRVVQNILEGVQDLTFCRLTAHDVVRHKLVGRIVAAYEDFESTGEPRA
- a CDS encoding SigE family RNA polymerase sigma factor, which gives rise to MASESWNAEEALTAVYSAHYSSLVRLGALLLRDSGSAEEIVQDAFVAMHGRWNRLRDPDKALAYLRTTVVNRCRSRQRHLVVVDKHMPKTLPDEPSAEHAAMATATTDTVIAAMRTLPEKQRTVMVLRYYGELSEAEIAETMGISRGAVKSHASRATKSLRLVLEQVR
- a CDS encoding Gmad2 immunoglobulin-like domain-containing protein; its protein translation is MTEPRNEFDDLMRRALRAEADQVQPSDDGLHEIRERIARESRPTLASRATRRPWLLTAGGAVLGTAAAIGLFTVLVNRPGPDLDASGPESATSSSPSPETRVNPTTPAVTPAPSTGPTVAPPTKSGPQPTAVPKQRVEPIATRAVPVYWLGDTVGVTRAGPRLYRTFVPIKGRPAYEAVVTMTQTQPDDPDYSSPWLGAKPNQVLISDGLTTVDFGTLPEANLDTQGATIALQQLVYTVQGTLQNQDPVRITLNGKLVRTVFGTGDAAQPIRRAPMLEAQALVWINSPLNGAKVASPVKVSGVAAAFEATVSWQVIDLKSRLVARSGFTNSAEGQVHSAYAFTVDLPAGEYELVVYQASGEDGSITNSDTKTISVSP
- a CDS encoding 16S rRNA (uracil(1498)-N(3))-methyltransferase — its product is MGLAVFHLDDLSGEQLTLGGSEGHHAAVVRRIAAGERVRLTDGRGAVAEGPVVSASKAAGLVVSVEARTTVPAPAPRLVVVQAVPKGERAELAVEMLTEVGVDLVVPWNAERSQFRANPERTAKTLAKWRAWAFEASKQSRRAWFCEVADLASTADVAALVRGAALAAVLHEEASLRLATLDVPAAGDVVVVVGPEGGIAPAELEAFGVEPVLLGDTVLRTSTAGVAAASALLARSRWLTG
- the dnaJ gene encoding molecular chaperone DnaJ, with translation MSSDYYAVLGVSRDASAEDIKKAYRKLARQYHPDVNDSEDAHDKFQEIGRAFQVLSDPQKRQVYDLGGDPLSSGGGAGGGFGQAFTFTDIMDAFFGQGGGAGARGPRPRTRRGQDALIPLRIDLAEAAFGTTRELKIDTAVVCPTCSGSGAEAGSKPVTCEICHGRGEVTHTQRSFLGEVRTMRPCPNCRGFGTTIPNPCVECAGDGRVRSRRSVTVKIPGGVDSGTRVQLSGQGEVGPGGGPAGDLYVEIEVEQHEIFTRHGDDLHCTVTLPMTAAALGTQIDLPTLEGEPTPLEIKAGTQSGTAITLTARGVPRLRHAGRGDLIVQVLVETPTKLDDAQSDLLRKLAEARGEEHPLGQVQAAHKGVFGRLRDAFGSH
- the hrcA gene encoding heat-inducible transcriptional repressor HrcA, giving the protein MLDERKLDVLRAIVEDYVATHEPVGSKTLVDRHNLGVSPATVRNDMAALEEEGYITQPHTSAGRIPTDAGYRLFVDKLSTVKTLSGAEKKAITTFLAGAVDLDDVVRRTVRLLAQITRQVAIVQYPTLTRSSVRHIEVVTMTPRRLLLVLITSTGRVEQRIVELHEDVAEQLVADLRGRLNAALTGQRLTDAATTLAGVPDSFLPADRPLVAAIVTSLMEAFTVEGEQRIAVGGAANLTRYGDDFERNVKPVLEALEEHVILLKLLGEATHPQTLTVRIGHENPYEELATTSVIAAGYGSRSETLATLGIVGPTHMDYPSTMGAVRAVARYVSQILADS